Proteins from one Lonchura striata isolate bLonStr1 chromosome 6, bLonStr1.mat, whole genome shotgun sequence genomic window:
- the CCDC198 gene encoding factor associated with metabolism and energy, producing the protein MGLSSSKAQPRVAPVPRQGDCAQPGAVAALLGLPREPGQPWGKPIFHLELPPLRETRHGRASAGPLSWNTLPGKDETSIIKQHPPRRPQRLEAAIPPQAITPAKPWSQPEVAASPKPKVQEKRGQSLNPLPGRRQHLHKLQMLDLTRKRREAQLKRNLHREVKINKQNIKEFSPKDVLDTPQRSDSTRSPDPIPAEHSQRFPEDVPGKTWGGDLSRQPGRAGLSPDRRGKVDLRLCREPRTRDLFWDSSSTESEEWEREEKIHHKPTLVRTKTERVSLFDDFYDRDF; encoded by the exons atgGGCCTGAGCTCCTCCAAGGCGCAGCCCAGGGTGGCCCCGGTGCCCAGGCAGGGGGACTGTGCCCAGCcaggggctgtggctgccctgctggggctgcccagagagcCGGGCCAGCCCTGGGGAAAGCCCATCTTccacctggagctgcctcctctgcGGGAGACCCGGCACGGGAGAGCCTCTGCAG GGCCCCTCTCTTGGAACACCTTGCCAGGAAAGGATGAGACCAGCATCATCAAGCAGCACCCGCCTCGAAGGCCTCAA AGGCTTGAAGCTGCCATCCCTCCACAAGCAATCACTCCTGCGAAGCCCTGGAGTCAGCCAGAAGTGGCTGCAAGCCCAAAACCAAAG GTGCAGGAGAAGAGGGGGCAAAGCctgaatcccctccctggcaggaggcagcacTTGCACAAGCTCCAGATGCTGGACTTGACCCGCAAGCGACGAGAG GCGCAGCTGAAGAGGAATCTCCACAGGGAGGTGAAAATCAATAAGCAGAACATCAAGGAATTCAGCCCCAAAGATGTCCTTGACACTCCCCAGAGAAGTGACAGCACCAGAAGCCCAGACCCCATCCCTGCTGAGCACAGTCAGCGTTTTCCTGAAGATGTCCCTG GAAAGACGTGGGGTGGAGACCTCTCcaggcagcctggcagggctggactCTCTCCAGACAGGAGGGGGAAGGTTGAcctgaggctctgcagggagccaCGGACCAGGGATCTGTTCTGGGACTCCTCCAGCACAGAGTCAGAGgagtgggagagggaagagaaaattCACCACAAACCCACACTTGTGAGGACCAAGACAGAGAGAGTTTCCCTCTTTGATGACTTTTATGACAGGGATTTCTAG